The following are encoded in a window of Gossypium raimondii isolate GPD5lz chromosome 13, ASM2569854v1, whole genome shotgun sequence genomic DNA:
- the LOC105784463 gene encoding lachrymatory-factor synthase → MKQNSQPKWEAKVSSKLTKASPDKTWAIYTDFFNFHKWYPTLATCYGIHGTNGELGCIRFCSGFSISSQGGDGDSNGGGSEKWSKERLVAVDHSNRSLSYEIVESNIGFNSYVSTVKIVPGGVDDQEGCVIEWSFTVDSVEGWKLDEMKKLYEEGLQGLAKRIDDS, encoded by the coding sequence atgaagcaaaattCACAACCTAAATGGGAAGCCAAGGTTTCATCAAAGCTAACAAAAGCTTCACCAGACAAAACATGGGCCATTTATACAGATTTCTTCAACTTTCACAAATGGTATCCAACTTTAGCCACATGCTATGGCATCCATGGCACCAACGGTGAGCTCGGTTGTATCAGATTCTGCTCGGGTTTCTCGATCTCGTCCCAAGGCGGTGATGGTGACAGTAACGGCGGTGGGTCCGAGAAGTGGTCCAAGGAGAGGTTAGTAGCCGTTGATCATAGTAACCGTAGCTTGAGCTATGAGATAGTGGAAAGTAATATTGGGTTCAATTCATATGTTTCGACGGTCAAGATTGTTCCTGGGGGTGTTGATGATCAGGAAGGATGTGTGATCGAGTGGTCCTTCACCGTTGATTCTGTGGAAGGGTGGAAATTAGATGAGATGAAGAAACTGTATGAGGAGGGCCTCCAAGGGCTGGCTAAGAGAATTGATGATAGTTAA
- the LOC105781128 gene encoding lachrymatory-factor synthase, with amino-acid sequence MAEETVPKWEGKSTAELKTTTPEQIWPFLAEFCNIDKFFPSVDTCYRKEGTPGQPGLVRYCESSTSWAIEKLLTIDPINHSLSYEIVENNIGFKGYVATLNVLAVEGDGCKIEWSFISDPIEGMKLEDFVSYLDNTLLFMAKKLEDAVRAQI; translated from the coding sequence ATGGCCGAAGAAACAGTTCCAAAATGGGAAGGAAAGTCCACAGCGGAGCTAAAAACCACAACACCAGAGCAGATATGGCCCTTCTTAGCCGAGTTCTGCAACATAGACAAGTTTTTCCCTTCAGTCGATACATGTTATCGTAAGGAAGGGACTCCGGGTCAGCCTGGTCTGGTCCGTTACTGCGAAAGCTCGACCAGCTGGGCCATTGAGAAGCTTTTAACCATCGACCCCATCAACCACTCGCTAAGCTACGAGATCGTCGAAAATAACATAGGGTTCAAAGGCTACGTCGCCACCCTGAATGTGTTGGCGGTTGAAGGCGATGGGTGCAAGATCGAATGGTCGTTTATATCTGACCCAATTGAAGGTATGAAGTTGGaagattttgtttcttatttggATAATACACTGCTATTCATGGCGAAGAAACTGGAAGATGCTGTCCGGGCTCAAATCTAG